ATGGCAAaacaattttatttcttttgtggatattattcaatttaatttaatgtaattattattataatgatttatatatattttggttaTAGTATGGTATGATCAAGACCACGCACTACTACTAGCACTACTAGCTAGGTAAAAATGATTTTCTTATTAACATTGATAAAAGAGACAAACTCATCATGGTTTACCATCATGAGAAGAAGGAGAATAATCAGTGATCTCTTTAGCCAACTCACTCAAATTCTTTTCTAAAAAGGACAAATTTGAAGGCTGGTAAAGCGGTAATACCATAGTAACTTTTTTCTTGCTGAGTTGTTTGGACCACAGTCAGAAAATTTCAGGACAATGAAATTGAAAACGAGGGGTGAAAGAAAATGCAACACTTTTTCATTTTCACCTACTATTGGAAATGTGCTGTAATTTTCTACGTAGCCTTTAAAGGCCTAAAAATGCATTTGCCGAATAAATGCGTGACACAACTCAAACAAAGTTTTGgctctttttatttgttttattagacaggaaaaatataaaaaatagaaaaagaaaaagtagcaaaataaaaaaatagaaaaataattgagaTAGTATAGCTTTCTTATTGGAAGAAGATggggaaaaaacaaaaagaatctAGAGGATTAtatgagagaaaataaatagaatattatttGTTGTTTCAAGGAGAAGACATTAGAGAATATTAGGGATACCAAGGAAAATcatgataaatattaaaaattgggGAGGTGCATCTGGGCAAGGGCACATGATCTAACAATTCTACCAATGTTTTGTCTATGTATTTGTCCTAGTTCAATCCCCTAAGCCCATTACATTATTTAGAGtgttatatacatatacatatacattgCATAGAATATTCAAGaataaagaagaataataagTGATTGTGAGCTTATTATATgtggaaaatttaaaaaaaaaagtagaaataaatataagatttaTTTGGTATTTACTATGTGTATGGAAATGCAAATGGGAATAAGGTGAGTTTGAAATTGTTGGCCATGTGATAAAAGCAGCTTTGTTGGAGTTGCAAAGCGACCACGCCCGTTTGGCTGCAATCATGTGGTCTACTATCTTATtatttccctcttcactccttctcttagcttccttatttttcttaattatttaatcctTTTTATTCTGTCCTCTCCAATGTTTTTACCTTGTTCTTCATCAACAAATCTAATACTATATATCATGTGCCGTGTTATATCTTCTGTTTTCCACATGCCAACaccatatataattaaacacaGCTAAATATGTCAAGCTATGTATGtatacattaaattaaaagttaattacAACTATGTAGCTAGTTAGAAGTTTATTGAAGGTAGATTCAACTTTGGCAAATGTAAAAGCATTCAAATTGGTCAAGCTACCTCGAGTCTTGAAGCAAGGACAAAAACTACTATATAGTGTTTGTTAATTGAGTTGTATAAATAAATCGTGTAATATTCATACCGACTCTGGTATGTTGCAGTAGGTATATAATAAAGAATGGCAAATTGAGGGAAATACATACAATAGAATAGAATAGTGAAgatgatttgattttatttggtTAATTAAGTGGGAATTCACAGGATTATGATCATCATTATGCTCGGGAAGCGAGGCACCCCGCTCGTGCGGACAAGCCAATCACGCtccctaaaatatgcaattttatgttagggccttttaattcatatttcaagcaagttaaatAAACTTATACTTATATACTAATGACAAAGAAGCTAACCAAACCAAGAGTTGTAATTACCATAAAGGGGTTCCATAACCAAgggatttcatccaatggcacCAACCTAgctttttacataaaattacaTTACATTATATATTGGAATAATATGAATAGTATCtcatatgaaaatatttttaccaaaacaGGTTGCTGTTTTAAATCGACAGATTaagatgataaataaatgtatggaaatttatagtttaaataaataaatttttaaaaaaagattaataaaatttttaagataataaatataaagatattatttttaaattaatttctataattaaaataaaaaaaattaatttaaactaacttgtttgtatttattaatttaaaaaattttattaatatttttgaaaaattaatttatcctaaatgtatatttttaagattttatttctcACTCTACtcaaattattatttgtattttgtaattaaaaaaaaagaaatggaaaaaagaAAGTGGATTTGACTCGATTCCCAAGAATAGAgtgtctcttttctctcttccttCTAGTGTTGTGTGGTGTATATATATAGCGCCATCGACACAAGTCTTTTCCAAATCTCATCTCATCATCAATCACACACCACAACCACTTTCTTAGCTTCCAcaccaagaagaagaagaagaagaaactgcATAAAAATGGCATCGTCATCAGATAAGGTGGTGGAAACAGTAATAGCGGGTAACTACGTAGAAATGGAAAGCGAAGGAGGGAAAGGAAAAGACATGAAAAGCAGGGTATCAAGCCTGTTATGGCACGGCGGTTCAGTGTACGACGCATGGTTCAGCTGCGCATCAAACCAAGTAGCACAAGTGCTTCTAACATTGCCATACTCCTTCTCTCAGCTAGGCATGGCGTCCGGCATAGCATTCCAACTACTGTACGGTTTGCTAGGTAGCTGGACGGCGTACCTGATAAGCATACTGTACGTAGAATACAGAACtcgaaaagagagagagaaggtgaACTTCAGGAACCACGTGATCCAGTGGTTCGAGGTTCTTGATGGACTCCTGGGGAAGCACTGGAGGAACGTGGGTTTGGCGTTTAACTGCACGTTTCTTCTGTTTGGATCTGTTATCCAACTCATCGCCTGTGCCAGCAACATCTATTACATCAACGATAATCTTGATAAGAGGACTTGGACTTATATCTTCGGCGCTTGCTGTGCCACCACCGTCTTCATTCCTTCTTTTCATAACTACCGAATCTGGTCTTTCTTGGGTCTTCTTATGACCACTTACACTGCCTGGTATCTCACCGTTGCTTCTCTCCTTCACGGCCAGGTTCgtatatttcttctttattatacatacatacatatgtATTCTTGTACgtattaattaataatgatgGATGGAGTAGGTGGAAGGAGTTAAGCATTCCGGTCCGACCAAGTTGGTTTTGTATTTTACGGGGGCCACAAACATTCTCTACACCTTCGGGGGACATGCTGTTACTGTGTAAGACACATACAtgattcattattatttatttgtgtatACCCGAAAATGCCCCTGTTTTGAATGGTTTGTTGTGTACAGAGAGATAATGCACGCAATGTGGAAGCCACAGAAGTTCAAGAGCATATACTTAGTGGCAACAATATATGTGCTGACATTGACGCTTCCATCGGCGGCAGCAGTGTATTGGGCGTTCGGGGACATGCTTCTGAACCACTCAAACGCATTTGCTCTGCTGCCAAGATCCCCGTTCAGGGACATGGCTGTCATTTTGATGCTGATCCACCAGTTCATAACATTTGGGTTTGCATGCACCCCGTTATACTTTGTGTGGGAGAAAGCAATTGgaatgcatgaatgcaagagcCTGTGCAAGCGTGCACTAGTGAGGCTGCCTGTTGTGATTCCCATATGGTTCTTGGCCATCATATTCCCCTTCTTTGGCCCCataaactccaccgttggatcTCTCCTTGTTAGCTTCACTGTTTACATCATCCCTGCCCTTGCTCACATCTTCACCTTCAAATCCTCCTCTGCCCGTCAGGTATTCTTTCTTTAACAGAATATTGTACACAGTCCTCCAAACTATTCAAAGACAAGTCACATCATCACAATAgtatctaaaattatgaattcaaCTTTTTATGCAGAATGCAGTGGAGCAACCTCCCAAGTTTATGGGAAGATGGGTCGGAACCTATGTGATCAATGTGTTTGTGGTAATCTGGGTGCTAGTAGTAGGCTTTGGATTTGGAGGGTGGGCTAGCATGGTCAACTTCATTCACCAGATTGACACTTTTGGACTCTTCACTAAGTGTTACCAGTGCCCTCCACCACCGCTGCCACATCAGCTCAATGCTACCGCCACCGCCACAGCTGCTGCTCCTTCCCCTCACCACCACAcccttcctcctcttcatcatCGTGGTGGTCACTGATTATCCCAATCAATGGTGGTGCAAGTGCAATGCATGTTATGTAGTACTCCTTGCTAGCTAGCTATAGCTACAttgttgttaattaattaaggaGAGATCGATGTGATGACTCAGAGTTCAGTCATGTCCTGCATTTATTATGTATTGGTCATGCCATAATTAAAACAAACACATAAtgtattcttctttttcacttaGTTTGTTTACCCCTTCTACCTCTCATCTTACACTACTTTAccactttaatttaatttctcatgCTCTCTGCAATTGCTTCAtacaaacttaaaaaaaaaaaaggaaaaagacaaTCCTAATTTGtgtagaataataataatgaaaggttCAATAATTAAAGTAGGAatcaaagcaaagaaagaaaagagaagttcTCTCATGATTCATATAATGTATGGCATATATCCTTGGaaatagaaaaacataaaaacaatGAATGTGCAGGCTTGAAAATGATTAGAGATGAAACAAAGGTATATAATCGTTCAGCCAGGATAGAGGAATGGTAGTTACTACTGATGAAAGCATCTTCTGCTTTTTTACATGTTTCTCAGACTTTTTTTCATTGATTCAAAGAGTAGCATATGTAAACAGTGATATAGTGTGAGTGTGTTACATAGACTTCTGTATATCATCATGAATAATATACATAGCAAAATTAAAGTTGGAAACTAAAGCAAATAAAGGCTGCTGTGTACGAATACTGTACCAATTGACATAACATATAATAAATGTGTCATGTATAGAGTTAGGTAGGTGGGAGAATCTAATAATTATTAggtatctatctatctatctatctaccTATCTAGATCCATAGCTCCCTTGAAAAGGGTGGCTGAAAAATACAGTGACAATGCGATCTTATGATATACGTCTAAAGCAAATAGACCTTTCATGCGAGTTCTGAGAACACACAGcagcttttcttttcttttttttcaatatgTAACAGGCATGCAATGGAAAAAgagggaaaaaagaaagaacaatTGCAATAACAAAGCTTTGAGACTTTTCAGTTAAAAGAATATCTTCTCTCATCAACTTTAATCAGTTCATTTGGATctaccccttttttttttctctcaaggTAAAAGAGGAGAGCCCTGCTATCAACTTTGGAGACAAGCTTTGCATCTTTCTTTGGTTTCGGCTTAGCTCCAAACTGGTTCTCTTATTCATtgatagttatatttttatctttattatttgCTTTTCCCTGAATGGAAAAAGACAGGAGTAACCAAAGTATTCTTCTTGGGACTCGGAGCCttgtataatatatatgaattaGCAAGTAGGTGTTTAGCAATCCCCTAAACAAGTTCTAAAGATATTTGAGTTGATGttggaaaaatattttcataattatatactaGTTGCTATAAACTTGTGGCTTGATGTaattataaatagaagagatacTTAAAAAAAGACTTGAGCCTTATGTAATATtcaagtttaatttaattttaatatctatCTGCATCTAATTACGTAATACTTCGgtaaaaataactactttttatattaaatgagtgaatgatcataaaaaaaaatagatgcgattagattattatataaaatattttatacggtttatatatcaaaattaaactttatagTCTATTCAAgtgtaatttttattagttgttaactctttttacatttaatttgaaattgaaaataatttagttgcatgaataattaaaaaaaaatatgtaatataACATTATTCTATTCAAGataactatttttaataaagtaacaaattaaacattaaGCAAAGCAATAGATTTTGTTGATCTTCTTTTCCTTTCGTTACTagcaatttcaattcaattaccGGAAAGagttaaacttttaaatatattttttgagtcTAGCTAGAGACCTAACtactatataatttaatatcagCTAACTTTTTTTGGAACGACCTTTAACTAGTATTAATCACAAGTTCACAACACTCACCCGTCTAATGTTTCCTCAGCTAAATCTAATCTCAAACTCGGATACACATATTGCAAGACAGATCAGAGACCCTCATTCGAGTGAAAATCTCTCTGacacattaataaaaaatttgttaagtaaaacttagataaaaatttgtcaactatcatattatataattattctaCAAATTATACCATGGTTTGAATTTAGCTAAGAAAagtgtgaaaataaaaaaaaaatgataatagtGTGATGTACTCGACTGTAACCAGGAAAAGACATAACACCTTTGTGAGTTGGTGTATAATAACTAATATGTCAGGCGTTtcatttaccaaaaaaaaaaagaatactcATATTGATGATATCTTTATATTAAGGTGATattgtaaatttttaaataattaattaaatatatttagtttAAATATATCAACTCATCTATAATTTAGAATGCTATCTTTATGTAAAAATATCATTGTGGGAGTATCCACAAAACAAAATCTCTTTTAATTGTCTTGACTAGATAAAATTTTACTTatgtaatattaaaaattgcATGGTTATATAGAGATATCTTCATCCGATTAAAATAGAAAGACCACAAGAGCTGAGTATTAATGCATATCAAGATGATGATGTTGGTTATTAATGGTATATTAgacaaaaaaaatgtttattcgTAAAAACTGAGTTTGAtcattatgtaaaaaaaatgttcATCATCTAATTACTACTTTTGATATCTTAGTTTGGTGAAAAATTAATAGAGTTAgacttttgaatattttttacataagtGGTTGCATAATTGCTACTCATCGTAGTATTTATGAAGAAATAGTGGAACTCTTATGTATAATCAAATTAGTTGTAGACAACACATCATAAAAgaagttatttatatttttaataattttaatttgtttatattaatgttaaaattaaatattgattgatttataaataaaattattgtatttaatttttaggtgaaaattttgattattaaactACACACGAAGATGATGATGCTTCTGAACTGAGAAAAGAGTAATGATGCAATAATTTGGAGTTGTAAGAAGAGTGAcatgatatttattttatttgttattttgattttagtaAGGATTTGATGATCTTGCTATTTGTACTTTTATGTTGGATTCTATTGTGATTttgtcattttaaattttattttggactaagttttttttattttttatttttattaagatgtatgaaatataaaatgattaaattttatatttgattaaaaaaataataatctttcTACAAGTAgagtcaaataaaataaaattaagatttttagaGTGTGGATAGAATTAGAATGGAGAGATTTTTAACCTATCAGTATTAGGTTTTaagaaagtttttttttttcgaaaaagcTCTGCATCCATATATTTTTTACATGGTTGTTAACCAAGTAATTTTCTCCATACACGCGTTTCCCACCCCTCACTCATTTGTCATACATGCACTATATATAATGTGCTGCAACCTAAAGCTTTACTCAACGTAAACCTTCTGCTGCAACGTaaacctccttcttcttcttcttttcctctgctCGCGTTCTTCCTTATTGATCTGCATTATCTTTGTCGTTCTCCTCTGGTCGCGTTCATCTTCTTGTTTTCTTATTTCGATCTGGTTACGTTGCATTTATCTTcttcccattcttcttcattttctactTCGATCTGCACTTCTGAATCGAAACAATAAATAACTGAACTTCAAATCAGGAGAGCGATTTGGATTACCCTTCTGAAACGAATCAAACTTACaaagtttggattattcaattttgaatcgaattggatggaatgcaattgctaaattgaattgaattaaatggaTGGAAGTgtactgaattgaattgataatatgtaaattgtagacagagttatttgaatttgattttatataatggattatgtttcgttcactcagtactatacaattctttcaccatgagtactgtgttcggttcattctgcagaaagctgtttaaatttgattttatataatggattatgtttcgttcactcagaactatacaattgtattgtgttcggttcaccatgagtactatGTTCGGTTCACTatgagtactgtgttcggttcattctgcactattcaaaactcttcttcttcaccttatactgcttcttcaccaaagaaagaaggagaaaaagacaaaaaatacagcagcaataacaacaaaagaatgacaaTAGAatttcagggtttagggttttagggtttagggtttatgggttcaGGGTTCAGTGTATAGGGGTTCAGTGTGTTTCAAACTTTCGGTTCGCCCCGTGTATTAATTTCGGTTCACCGTGTTCATGGTtgagggtttaggatttaggggtCTAGGGTTTAGCGttcagggttttagggtttacagTAGGATTCAGGAttcaaggtttagggtttagcattCAGGGTTCAttcactcagtactatacaattgtattgtgttcggttcaccatgagtactatgttcggttcaccatgagtactgtgttcggttcattatgcactattcaaaactcttcttcaccttctactgcttcttcaccagggagagaaggaggaaaagacaaaaaaatacagcagcaacaacaacaaaagaatgacgataaAGAGAAAACgcgtgaagaagaaagaacgcgaaaaaagaggagaaggaggaacgcgaagaagaagaagacgttCCGTGCATAAACGAGcgtgaaaagaagaagaagaagaagaagaagaagaagaaaaagaagaagaagaagcacaggagaagaaaaagaagaagcgtGGGGAAAAAGAAACGTTGGAGAAGAACGATTTTATGTGTATTGAACGCGTGTATTTCACATTTCATTTAATAGTATTAGATTTTTTTGATATTAAACCAACTTAATTACATAGATGTATAGCATCCTTTTTTTGGGGAGGGGGAGAATATGAAGAAAGTTTCAAGCCTGCAGATAAAGTTAAAATGAAATCCAAATTCTACCTTATCCATTGTTGACCCTGTTATAAGCACTAGGCTAAGACTTTGCAGGAGAGATTCAAAATTCTAAACaggttcttttttctttggtcgTGGAAAGTTCTGAATAGGTTAGATGTGAAAGCTTAcagtttttcttttatttgaagaGGCCAAGGGCCCAAAAAACGTACCTAGTTTCTACATTTTGTTGAACGAGACTAACAGGAAACGGGAAATATAACACTAAAAAGTAAGCCCAAATTGACAGGCCTCAAAGGACATGGATTGGATTAAATCTGGGAAGAACCCAATGACGCTTTCGACTTCCAATAATACATTAAAGAAACCGAAATACTAAGCGTTACAAAACGAATTCATGGGCTATTCTTGTTGGGGTTATATCGGATATGTTGACTCGGTCCAAAACAGATTGAGTTCCTACATTACATCACTGGAAGTTTATTTTCAAGGGTAGTGCTAGGGTGAAATTTGGAAACATCGAAGTTTTTTAGTTTGAaggctttttatttatttatttttctttttatgagAGTAGACGTGATACTTATCCGTTACTCCGTTAGCATTTAGCAATATTTCCTCTCTCTTAAAATCAAATACAGTTAAGATTCTTACTTTAATTTGCTTTCAAACACAAACAAGCCAagttagataattagattttataataataataataataataataataataataacaacaataaatttAGTTTATATGCACTTCCGTTGAAATAAAAGTAACTATTATAAGTCTTACTTTCTCATATTAttcgaaaaataaattttttcccAAATCAAACCTATTTCTTtagttacataatatacatttcTGGCATAGTTAATTGATTGGCTcatgaaatgaaaaataagggATGCGCGGAAGCTTAAACCTTTTCAGAAACCGGCAGTGCTATATCCCTTGAATTATTCAGTGCGAATTGATaacgaaataaaataatatcctattgcgattagatcaacaattcataattttcaactTACTATACAAAATCGCACTGCACAAAATATCAttcaagtgaaaaaaaaaaaaaaactccacATCAACTGTTAGTCTGTTAGATTGAACAATACTGGGATTAGTTTAACAATCCACAAATTTCAATAGTCAGAtttgaataaaacaaaaaacaacGAACTCCACATCATTGGTCAGATTTCCTTCAAATTCTTTCATACCAACAACCATTATGTAACCTGTGGttatataataaatactaattgTGGAACGCACATTCAGCTAGGAAAAAACATGAAATTTGATATAACAAAGTACACTATTTAAGAGAAGATTTATTCTCAACAATCTGAACTAAATATTCTCATCAATCATCAATCGTCAATCAAGAAGGCATTATTAAAAAGCAAACTAAAAATCAATACTGCAGCTAGCATCAAGTTGGATTTCACCAGCTGGTATTGAGCTTCTGGATTCAATCAATGCTAATAGTAGCAATAGATAATGGACAATGATCAAAACAGAACcataacaaaaacaaattaattgatGAATAACAAAAGCATTTTGGTTATTAGGAACAATACTTAAATTCATTGTTTGAGCTCTGATTAGCATCCCAGAAAACATACTCGAAAGCACACAGGCATACAAATCAgcaatatattcaattttttctgTATGTGCATTGACACCAAATAAGTGAAATAACAGTAAAAATTAAGGGCTTAAAACAATGTTGGTAGGACTTCATTCTTCAGTACCATtaattcacaaaatcaatacCAACACATCACCAGATCTCACAGCAAAAGTTCAAAGCAAATCACCAACACCACATgatcaaaaatataaaaagcatTGAATCAATCTGGCACCCACAACAATTATAGAAACTAAACCACATGTTCCAGCATGAGCAAAAGTAATTTCAAATCTTGTTCACCATGTCTTAACCAGGCTCGGAAACAGAGAGCCATACATGCAAATGATTTCACAactttgacaaaaaaattaaagagagctcCTCCGTTTCCCGAATCCGAACAAAACGAAACACCTAATTTGATTGTAATATTAAGAAAGCAGAGTTGCCAAGCACATAATCTAACAGATCCATCATCAAAATAGATAAAACCCTAACATAAAAACTCGGAAATTAAAATCGAGAAACCACCCCCCAACAAAACGCAAATCATTGAAAACCCTTCTACCCATTCTCTATGTCAAACGCAAAAAGTAATGAGCAGACACATTAAAACATCATACGTTCTATTTTCAGCGAGAGCCTGTTGGGCAGTCCCTTGCAAAATGACCAGAATCCCCACAGTTGTAGCAGCTTCCGCCACCACCGCCGCCGCCGCCATAGCCTCCTCCACCACCATATCCACCACCATAGCCTCCGCCGCCGCCTCGTCCACCGCCGTAACTCCTTCCACCACCTCCGCCACCGCCTCCACCACGGCGACTCCCCTGAACGTTAGAGCCATCAGGTCCAGTGACATCAACGGCCTTGGTGCGTCCATCAGGATCGGACTCTATGGCGAACTCAACGGACTCACCCTCGGCGAGGCTGCGAAACCCTTCGGATCGAATCGAagat
The genomic region above belongs to Arachis duranensis cultivar V14167 chromosome 3, aradu.V14167.gnm2.J7QH, whole genome shotgun sequence and contains:
- the LOC107476543 gene encoding auxin transporter-like protein 5, translated to MASSSDKVVETVIAGNYVEMESEGGKGKDMKSRVSSLLWHGGSVYDAWFSCASNQVAQVLLTLPYSFSQLGMASGIAFQLLYGLLGSWTAYLISILYVEYRTRKEREKVNFRNHVIQWFEVLDGLLGKHWRNVGLAFNCTFLLFGSVIQLIACASNIYYINDNLDKRTWTYIFGACCATTVFIPSFHNYRIWSFLGLLMTTYTAWYLTVASLLHGQVEGVKHSGPTKLVLYFTGATNILYTFGGHAVTVEIMHAMWKPQKFKSIYLVATIYVLTLTLPSAAAVYWAFGDMLLNHSNAFALLPRSPFRDMAVILMLIHQFITFGFACTPLYFVWEKAIGMHECKSLCKRALVRLPVVIPIWFLAIIFPFFGPINSTVGSLLVSFTVYIIPALAHIFTFKSSSARQNAVEQPPKFMGRWVGTYVINVFVVIWVLVVGFGFGGWASMVNFIHQIDTFGLFTKCYQCPPPPLPHQLNATATATAAAPSPHHHTLPPLHHRGGH
- the LOC107476544 gene encoding glycine-rich protein 2; protein product: MSRVCGKVKWFNDQKGFGFITPDDGGEELFVHQSSIRSEGFRSLAEGESVEFAIESDPDGRTKAVDVTGPDGSNVQGSRRGGGGGGGGGRSYGGGRGGGGGYGGGYGGGGGYGGGGGGGGSCYNCGDSGHFARDCPTGSR